The Rouxiella sp. WC2420 region TTCCAGAGGTGATATCCACCTGGCCGCCGCCAAAGTTGGGTGCATAAAGACCATACTCGACGCTGCTGATAATATCTTCCGGGGTAGATTGACCGCCCAGCAGATAGGTATTGGTCATGCGCGGCATTGGCAGATGTGCATAGGACTCGCGGCGACCGTTACCCGTCGGAGCCACGCCCATCAGGCGCGCATTGAGCTTGTCCTGCATGTAACCTTTCAAAATACCGTTTTCAATCAGCACGTTGTACTGCCCCGGTACGCCTTCATCATCTACCGAGATTGAACCACGACGGCCTTGCATAGTGCCATCATCAACAACGGTACACAGCTCGGAAGCCACCAGTTTGCCCATTTGCCCGCTGAACATTGAGGTACCGCGGCGATTAAAGTCGCCCTCCAGTCCGTGCCCAACCGCTTCGTGCAGTAAAACGCCCGGCCAGCCTGCGCCCAGGACTACTGGCATCGCGCCAGCCGGGGCAGCAACAGCGCCAAGATTAACCAACGCCATGCGCACTGCTTCGTGGGCAAAGGCTTCGGCACGAACTTCGCCATCTACGGTTTCGAGGAAATATTCGTAGCCGCTACGACCGCCGCCGCCACTGGAACCGCGTTCGCGAAGACCATCTTGTTCAACCAGCACGCTAACAGACAAGCGCACCAGTGGGCGAATATCTGTTGCGAGAGTGCCGTCGGTCGCGGCAACTAAAATGCTTTCATATACGCCGGTGATGCTGGCGGAGACTTCAACTACCCGCTTGTCGGCAGCTCGAGCGGCTTTGTCGACACGGTGCAGCAGGGCAATTTTCTCTTCACGCGGCAGGCTTTGCAGCGGATCGGCCAGCGAATACAGTGCAGCATGCTGGATTGCGCCCAAAGTATGGCTTTTGCCGTTACCCTGTTCGCGCACGATGCTGCGCGCGGCCTGAGCACTTTGGTTAAGCGCATTGAGGGTAATCTGATCGGCATAGGCAAAACCGGTTTTCTCGCCGCTTACCGCACGAACGCCGACACCTTGGTCGATATTGTATGAACCGTCTTTGATAATGCTGTCTTCAATGACCCAGGCTTCATGGAAACTGGATTGGAAAAAGAGATCGGCATAATCGAGACGGCGCTCAGCCAACTGGCCTAATACCGTAAACAGGTCTTGTTGACTCAGATTATTAGCGGTTAGTAAACGCTCACTGACTAGGGCCAGACTCATAATTTCTTCACTCTCTTTGGTCATAAAAAGTCAATGTACAGCCTAACACAGTATGCAGTTGCTCAACACTGAAAGACCAGACTTAAGGTGCTGGAACCTTAAGCGCTTTTTTATCTGCCTTCGATTGGCGCAAGATTTCATGAATTGTTGGCTGTTCAATGGTGCCGTCAATCTGATAGCGAATTAGCGAAATCTTATTCCACAGCGGGGCGAGCGCCTGACTGGCGGCGAACACCGCAGCGCCGACAATCGGGTTAATCACGAAAGCAGTGGCAACCCCGACGGTCGCTGAAATCTCGGGAGCAATCACCGCTTCGAGATCCAGACGCTGGCTGACCAGATTCACGTTGCCATTGATGGCTATATCCGCGGCTAAACCGTCGACCAGCAGATCATTGGTGTGAAGCACGCCATCTTTAATCCAGGCGTCAGATTTGATTGAATCAAAGTAGAAGCCTTTGCCGAAGGTATCGCGGAAATCAAGCTGAAGTTTGCGCAACAGTGCGTCGAAACTGACCAGACGCAGTATTTGCCCGGCACGGCCGCCGCCCATGTTGATTATCTCACCTTTGCCGAGATAGGTTTTTAGCGTGCCGTTAAGGGTTTTCACATCTGGCTTCCACGGCGCATCTTTCCAATGCAAATCAAAATCGACTTTGAAAGGTGCGCCTTTAAGCGGAGTCGCCACGCCGAGGAACGAATTAAAGCGATCAATATTTTTGCCGCTCAGATTGCCTCTCAGCGCGGTGCTGTCCTGATTTTGTGCATCCTGTTTCCACTCGCCCTGTATATCAAGCCGCCCTTCGCCGGTATCAATCAGGCCATTGCGCAAGGTCAGTTGATTACCCTGCGGAGCCAGATCGGCGTTAACTTTGCGCAGGCTCTGCCCCATAAACCAACAGGCTTCGCAGCGAATATTGAGCGCAGGCCAGTTGCTGAATGAAAGATGACTGCCAAACGGATTTTGCCCGCTGCTGCCGCTGGTTGCCCATTGAGGATTGAAGTAAAGGTAGCGCAGATTCGCCAGCCACGGGCCGCTGTTGTTCATATCCAGCGTACCATCAATCTCTTTGCCTTTGACATTGATATGCATGCCATCGTCGTTATGAGTCGAGACCAACGTTAAATCATTCCAACCCTGCCCGGCCAAGGTCAGTCGCGGTGTTGTCACGGTAATTTGGTTAGGGAAACCAAAGCCGACCGTTTTGGTATTTTGACTTTGCGTCGCTTTATCCGGTGATAACAGCCCCAGCCAGTTTTCTCCGTCCAAGGCTGGCAAATTCAGTGTCAGGCTGCTGGTAGCAGGCAACGCGGGAGTTTTAGTCGTATTAATCGCCCACGCTGCGCGGTCAAGAGTCAATTGTTTACCCAGCAACCAGCGGCTGTTAAAGCGATCTTTACCGGCCAGCACGCCGTTTAAGTTAAAGCTGTGTAAATCACCCTGAACGTTAACATTCAGCGGCAAAGCTTTGCCCGGCGCTTTGTTTAAGGGATTAGGTAAGTGACTACTCACATTCCTCAAGTCCGCGTTAGCCGTGACTTTATAGGTTGGTGTGCCTTTATGTGGCAGCAAAATGTCGACCGCACTGTTCCAGTTGGCGCCGCCTGAAATCTTGGCTGCAATGGCTTTAGGCAAGCCCGGCAATTTTGCAGGCTGCCAGTTGCCGTCTAAACCAATATTAATCTCATAGTTATCAGGCTGATCGAACGTTTTGAAGTTAATATTTACCGGCTGACCAAACCAGGTCGCTGTCATTGAATTACTGTCCAGATTGCCATTATCAAAGCTGAACTGGCCAGTCAGGTTTTTGATTTTGCTTTCCAGAGGCGCAACAAACAGGCTGTTATTGTTGAGATTAATACCTCCGGTCGCACGAACTTGTTTACCATTCAATGGGATGTCGAGATGTAAGCGCCCACTGACATTGCCGCCAATCTGGATCTCTTTTAGTGCCGCACCGAGCGAATCCTTGAGCGGAGTTTGCATAAAGTACTCGCCAACGTCCTTGCCCTCTCCGCTAACATCGGCGTCGATTAACAGTTTTTCTTTTTCATAATCTGGAATGCTGGCGACAACATTTTTCCCCACTGCATTACCGAGCTGTGTGTGTGCCGCTTTCATGAACAGCCCGTTGTCCAAGAAGTCGAGATCGATATCAAGGTTAGTCAGCGCAGGCCATTCAGGCTGGAATTTAAAGGTCGAGTTGCGCAGCGGTACCCAGACCTCAAACTGCCCTTCATTATTTTTGAACGGGAAATCATGTGGATTACCGTTAAAGCTCAGCGTGGCGTTATCAACCTGTCCGGCCAAAATGGCTGAACCAAGATAATCCACCAGATTTTTACTCATCAGGTTTTGCGGGAAATAGCGCCACGCCTGTCCGCCGTCATAAACGCGAACGCCAGATAAAATTTTCAGCCATGGCTGGCCTTTGCTCGGCTGTTCATAGCTAAAACCGCCGGTAGCCCACAACCCTTTGGCCTTAACATCCAAGTCTTTTGACCACAACGACCAACCTTGATCATTGTTGCTCCAATCGAAGGTACCGCTAGCCTGACTGACTTCCAGCGGCGCGCGGAACACGTCTCCAAAAGGCAGCTGACTGTTTTGCAAACCTATCGTCATTCGCCCGCGAGGCACGCTACCGCTCAAGGTGCCGCTAAAATTATTCACCCCCGGCAGCAGCTCCCAGCGGGTCCAGCTAACATCATGCCATTTCATATCAAATCGAGTTTGCTCGGGCTGCTTGAGCGGAATATCTAACGCCAGCTGGTCGATCATGCCGGTTGGCTTGAGATCTTTCCAGCGCTCCAGCAGCGCCGGAGTTAAAAACGAAATGGTCGGGATAATCGGCCCGATCCTTTCGAGCTGAATATTATTGCCGCGAAGCCGCAGCTGCTCTTGATGATCCGGCCCGAGGAACTGGCTGTTATCGCTTACACCATTTTCGGGTAGATAAAGCGCGGTCAATGAGCCTTGCGGCCAAGCCTGCCCGTCAGTTTTCAGATTCAGCTGCGGCGTACCCACTTGCCAGCCGCTACCCTGACGATTGCCATGCAGGGTCAGATCATCCACATCCAAACGATGCGACTGGCCGTCGGTATGCCAGACGGCCTCGCCATCTTTTACATGAATATCACCGGCATAGACTTGACCATCGCGCAGGGTTAACCACGCGGCGAGACTGAAATTGGCACTGTCTAAACCAGTATTGCTGCGCAGCCAGCGGCTGAACCACGGCTTCATGTCGATATCATCGGCTTGCAGATAGATTTTACCGTCATTCAGCAAACCGTCGTTATCGTTGAGATCCATACGAACCTGCACAATACCGTGCTGGCCGTTGAAGCTCGATAAACCAAGCTGCCCTTCGGCGCGGTGGCGATTCTTGGAGTTCAGCCAGGTCATCTGCTGGATGTCGAATTCTGCCCGTGGGCCGGAAGGCGTTTTGAAGCTAATGCGGCTATTGCGCAGGTCGAAGTGGTCAACCTGCTTTAGGAAGATTTCGCTGATTCGATCGGCACCTACCGGGCTTTTGTGCTTGTCGCCGTCACCGCCCAGGGTTGAATTAAAATCGAGCTGCAGGTTATAGAAAGTCAGATCGCGGAACTGCCAGCGCAGATGCAGCAAGGATTGCCAGACATCCAGCGCCATGGTGATACGTTGCACCTTAGAGGAAGATTCCGGCAGAGAGATGGCCAGATCTCGAATTTCAAGCGTTGGGCCAAAAGTCTTCCAGCTGCCGTTAACCTGAGAGAGGCTAATCGGCACGCCGGTCATGGCCTGAATTTTATCGACAATCGGCTGTTTGAATCGATCAAGCTGAGGCAGCGCCAGACGTAGCCCACTGATCGCCAACGCGACGATAACAACAATCGTCGCGAAGCTGGTTAACAGTATCCCGGGCAGTCGCCTCACACTTAATCTCCTTGTCTTACAATCAGCGCTGAAATCGACGACGCTCTTTGATCCTACATAAAAAAAATGCCTAAATTAATCCGTCAATTCTTATAATCACATCATGACAACGTCAAATTGTTCCTGACTGTATAACGGTTCAATCTGAACTTTGACCTGTTTGCCAACGAAAATTTCGACTTCGGCAAGAGCGTGAGACTCTTCGCCTTTCAGGGCATCGCCAACGGCGACCGAGGCGTAAACCAAAAATCTGTCTGCATCATAAGCATGATGAACGCGCACGATTTCGCGCAAAATTTCGTAGCAAACTGTCTCGACCGTTTTAACCGTGCCGCGGCCATGGCAAGTTGGACAGTCGCTGCACAGCACATGTTCCACACTTTCACGGGTTCTTTTGCGGGTCATCTCTACCAGCCCCAGCGCAGAGAAACCGTGAATACCGGTTTTAACGCGGTCTTTCGACAGCGCCTGCTCCAGCGAATGCAACACGCGACGGCGGTGTTCGTCATTGGCCATGTCGATGAAATCGATGATGATAATGCCGCCGAGATTACGCAGTCGAAGTTGGCGGGCAATAGCCTGCGTCGCTTCCGTATTGGTATTAAAGATGGTTTCTTCAAGATTGCGATGGCCGACAAACGCACCGGTGTTGATATCGATGGTGGTCATTGCCTCAGTCTGATCAATAATCAGATAGCCGCCAGATTTCAGTTCAACCTTGCGTTCCAGCGCGCGCTGGATTTCATTTTCTACGTCATAAAGATCGAAAATTGGCTGTTTGCCGCTGTAATGCTCGAGCTTGTCGGTCAGCTCAGGCATATATTCGCTGGTAAACTCGATCAGCAGTTCATAAGTTAGACGCGAATCGACACGAATGCGATTCAGCTCCTGACCGGTAAAATCGCGCAGCACGCGGTGAGCCAGTGCCAGCTCGCCATAAAGTTTACATTTGGTGACGTTGCGGCGTTTGCGCTCCATCACTTTAGTCCACAGGCGTTTTAAGTAAGCGGCATCCTGTGCCAGTTCCTCTTCGCGGACCCCTTCGGCTGCGGTGCGAATAATATAACCACCGTGCTCGTCGCAGTAGGCAGAAACGATTCTTTTCAGGCGATCGCGCTCGGCTTCACTGGCAATTCGCTGGGAAACACCCACGTGTGAAGCGCCGGGCATAAATACCAGGTAACGCGAAGGCAGAGTAATGTCGGTGGTCAGACGCGCACCTTTAGTGCCCAGCGGATCTTTCACCACCTGGACCATCAAATCCTGGCCTTGATGCACCAGCTCGACAATATCGCGCACGTTAAAGTTTTTCTGCTCGTCACGAGCCACGCACTCAGTGTGCGGCATGATGTCAGAAGCGTGAAGGAAGGCGGCTTTTTCCAGACCAATATCAACAAAAGCCGCCTGCATTCCGGGTAGGACACGGCTGACGCGACCTTTGTAAATATTCCCTGCAATACCACGTTTTGCTTCTCGCTCAACGTGGATCTCTTGCAGGATGCCCCCGTCGATGTAAGCCACCCGCGTTTCCGATGGGGTGACATTGACCAGTAATTCAGCCGTCATGCTTTCTCCTAAGAACGCGTAGTGCAACAAAATTACTGTACAGTTCCTGAGTCTCAACCAGAGGGAGTCCCACTACTGCATAGTAACTGCCGCGGATCTCACGGACGAAACATCCGCCCTTTCCTTGAATACCGTAGGCCCCCGCTTTATCCATGGGCTCGCCGCTGGAAATATAGTGCTGAATATCCTCCGAAGAAAGCGTTCGGAAGGTGACATCGGTCACAACCATCGCAGTGAGGTGGTGCTCAGAGTCAGCGAAGGCAATGGCGGTCATCACCTGATGTTGACGTCCTGAAAGCGCCGCCAGCATTTCAGCAGCCTGCTGAATATC contains the following coding sequences:
- the tldD gene encoding metalloprotease TldD produces the protein MSLALVSERLLTANNLSQQDLFTVLGQLAERRLDYADLFFQSSFHEAWVIEDSIIKDGSYNIDQGVGVRAVSGEKTGFAYADQITLNALNQSAQAARSIVREQGNGKSHTLGAIQHAALYSLADPLQSLPREEKIALLHRVDKAARAADKRVVEVSASITGVYESILVAATDGTLATDIRPLVRLSVSVLVEQDGLRERGSSGGGGRSGYEYFLETVDGEVRAEAFAHEAVRMALVNLGAVAAPAGAMPVVLGAGWPGVLLHEAVGHGLEGDFNRRGTSMFSGQMGKLVASELCTVVDDGTMQGRRGSISVDDEGVPGQYNVLIENGILKGYMQDKLNARLMGVAPTGNGRRESYAHLPMPRMTNTYLLGGQSTPEDIISSVEYGLYAPNFGGGQVDITSGKFVFSTSEAYLIEKGRITKPVKGATLIGSGIEAMQQISMVGNDLALDKGVGVCGKEGQSVPVGVGQPTLKLDSLTVGGTA
- the yhdP gene encoding AsmA2 domain-containing protein YhdP, producing MRRLPGILLTSFATIVVIVALAISGLRLALPQLDRFKQPIVDKIQAMTGVPISLSQVNGSWKTFGPTLEIRDLAISLPESSSKVQRITMALDVWQSLLHLRWQFRDLTFYNLQLDFNSTLGGDGDKHKSPVGADRISEIFLKQVDHFDLRNSRISFKTPSGPRAEFDIQQMTWLNSKNRHRAEGQLGLSSFNGQHGIVQVRMDLNDNDGLLNDGKIYLQADDIDMKPWFSRWLRSNTGLDSANFSLAAWLTLRDGQVYAGDIHVKDGEAVWHTDGQSHRLDVDDLTLHGNRQGSGWQVGTPQLNLKTDGQAWPQGSLTALYLPENGVSDNSQFLGPDHQEQLRLRGNNIQLERIGPIIPTISFLTPALLERWKDLKPTGMIDQLALDIPLKQPEQTRFDMKWHDVSWTRWELLPGVNNFSGTLSGSVPRGRMTIGLQNSQLPFGDVFRAPLEVSQASGTFDWSNNDQGWSLWSKDLDVKAKGLWATGGFSYEQPSKGQPWLKILSGVRVYDGGQAWRYFPQNLMSKNLVDYLGSAILAGQVDNATLSFNGNPHDFPFKNNEGQFEVWVPLRNSTFKFQPEWPALTNLDIDLDFLDNGLFMKAAHTQLGNAVGKNVVASIPDYEKEKLLIDADVSGEGKDVGEYFMQTPLKDSLGAALKEIQIGGNVSGRLHLDIPLNGKQVRATGGINLNNNSLFVAPLESKIKNLTGQFSFDNGNLDSNSMTATWFGQPVNINFKTFDQPDNYEINIGLDGNWQPAKLPGLPKAIAAKISGGANWNSAVDILLPHKGTPTYKVTANADLRNVSSHLPNPLNKAPGKALPLNVNVQGDLHSFNLNGVLAGKDRFNSRWLLGKQLTLDRAAWAINTTKTPALPATSSLTLNLPALDGENWLGLLSPDKATQSQNTKTVGFGFPNQITVTTPRLTLAGQGWNDLTLVSTHNDDGMHINVKGKEIDGTLDMNNSGPWLANLRYLYFNPQWATSGSSGQNPFGSHLSFSNWPALNIRCEACWFMGQSLRKVNADLAPQGNQLTLRNGLIDTGEGRLDIQGEWKQDAQNQDSTALRGNLSGKNIDRFNSFLGVATPLKGAPFKVDFDLHWKDAPWKPDVKTLNGTLKTYLGKGEIINMGGGRAGQILRLVSFDALLRKLQLDFRDTFGKGFYFDSIKSDAWIKDGVLHTNDLLVDGLAADIAINGNVNLVSQRLDLEAVIAPEISATVGVATAFVINPIVGAAVFAASQALAPLWNKISLIRYQIDGTIEQPTIHEILRQSKADKKALKVPAP
- the rng gene encoding ribonuclease G, which produces MTAELLVNVTPSETRVAYIDGGILQEIHVEREAKRGIAGNIYKGRVSRVLPGMQAAFVDIGLEKAAFLHASDIMPHTECVARDEQKNFNVRDIVELVHQGQDLMVQVVKDPLGTKGARLTTDITLPSRYLVFMPGASHVGVSQRIASEAERDRLKRIVSAYCDEHGGYIIRTAAEGVREEELAQDAAYLKRLWTKVMERKRRNVTKCKLYGELALAHRVLRDFTGQELNRIRVDSRLTYELLIEFTSEYMPELTDKLEHYSGKQPIFDLYDVENEIQRALERKVELKSGGYLIIDQTEAMTTIDINTGAFVGHRNLEETIFNTNTEATQAIARQLRLRNLGGIIIIDFIDMANDEHRRRVLHSLEQALSKDRVKTGIHGFSALGLVEMTRKRTRESVEHVLCSDCPTCHGRGTVKTVETVCYEILREIVRVHHAYDADRFLVYASVAVGDALKGEESHALAEVEIFVGKQVKVQIEPLYSQEQFDVVMM
- a CDS encoding nucleoside triphosphate pyrophosphatase, coding for MTLLYLASGSPRRRELLTMLELPFERLTTDVAEQRQPGEAPEDYVQRLALDKARAGVIVAPQDLPVLGADTIVVLDGRVLEKPADIQQAAEMLAALSGRQHQVMTAIAFADSEHHLTAMVVTDVTFRTLSSEDIQHYISSGEPMDKAGAYGIQGKGGCFVREIRGSYYAVVGLPLVETQELYSNFVALRVLRRKHDG